Proteins found in one Candidatus Omnitrophota bacterium genomic segment:
- a CDS encoding acyl-CoA dehydratase activase produces the protein MKFFLGVDIGSVSVKMAVLNEEKALMGSVYVETAGAPLEALCKAAAEIKNTVEKHSAQICGIGITGSSRKLAALVLGADVIKNEVTAQTVAALHYDPRIATVIEIGGQDSKVILLKDGIPTWHNLNTLCAAGTGSFLASQAIRLGIPIEEFGNYALRSTVRVNIASKCTVFSESDMIHKAALGCRKEDIINGLCEGLARNFINNVARNREMPDPVIFVGGVASNIGVVRAFEAALKTRITVPEEHRITGCVAMALLALRSGIKESAFKGFGLLDKEVRAGFFLCEDCPNQCEITRVNVEEKSVGCFGSRCGKHNSALSA, from the coding sequence ATGAAATTCTTCCTCGGAGTGGATATAGGGTCTGTCTCCGTCAAGATGGCTGTATTGAATGAAGAGAAGGCCCTGATGGGAAGCGTATATGTGGAAACTGCCGGCGCGCCCCTTGAAGCTCTGTGCAAAGCGGCGGCAGAGATAAAAAATACTGTTGAAAAACATTCGGCGCAAATATGCGGCATAGGTATCACCGGAAGCAGCAGAAAGCTGGCAGCGCTTGTTCTGGGGGCGGACGTAATAAAAAATGAGGTTACTGCGCAAACCGTGGCCGCTTTACATTACGATCCGCGCATAGCTACCGTAATAGAAATCGGCGGGCAAGATTCAAAGGTTATACTCCTTAAGGACGGCATACCTACCTGGCATAACCTTAATACGTTATGCGCGGCGGGCACCGGATCGTTCCTTGCCTCGCAGGCAATACGGCTTGGCATCCCGATAGAGGAATTTGGAAACTACGCCCTTCGATCGACAGTCAGGGTAAACATCGCTTCGAAGTGCACAGTATTCTCGGAAAGCGATATGATACATAAGGCGGCGCTTGGCTGTCGAAAGGAAGATATAATAAACGGCCTTTGCGAAGGCCTGGCGCGAAATTTTATAAATAATGTGGCGCGCAACAGAGAAATGCCCGATCCCGTTATTTTCGTCGGAGGCGTAGCGTCGAATATAGGTGTAGTTCGCGCATTTGAGGCGGCGCTCAAGACCAGGATAACCGTACCTGAAGAACACCGGATCACCGGATGCGTAGCTATGGCGCTTCTGGCTCTAAGGAGCGGCATAAAAGAATCGGCGTTTAAAGGCTTTGGCCTGCTCGACAAAGAAGTAAGGGCCGGCTTCTTTTTATGCGAAGACTGCCCAAACCAGTGTGAGATAACCAGGGTTAATGTTGAAGAGAAAAGCGTCGGCTGTTTTGGCTCCAGATGCGGGAAACATAACAGCGCGCTTTCAGCATAA
- a CDS encoding cache domain-containing protein — translation MNRSVFIAGAVLFAGLIFAGLSCAADAPKLTAGHVERVVADAVKLLQEKGESAFPEFKKEVERWEVGDTYIFVLDTDGNMVIHPDPALEGKNQINLKDMVGRPITKMFIETTSDKDGVGWVHYMWPRPNGIFPTWKSTFVRRVTAPSGKTYIVGCGIYNMKMEEEFIVDEVNDAAALIEQKGGAAFDVLRDKTGPFVFFDTYIFVDAPDGTELVNGGFPGIEGKNIMDFKDVNGKYLVRDYINLALKDGEGWIKYFWPKPGSDVPSEKRTYVKKVKYGDETFIVGCGAYLE, via the coding sequence ATGAATAGAAGCGTGTTTATTGCCGGGGCGGTTCTTTTTGCCGGCTTAATTTTTGCCGGCTTATCCTGTGCCGCGGACGCCCCGAAACTGACCGCAGGTCATGTTGAGCGGGTGGTAGCGGATGCCGTTAAGCTCCTCCAGGAGAAAGGGGAAAGCGCTTTTCCTGAATTCAAGAAAGAAGTGGAGAGGTGGGAAGTAGGCGATACATATATATTCGTTCTCGACACAGACGGAAATATGGTCATTCATCCGGACCCCGCGCTTGAAGGAAAGAATCAGATAAATCTTAAAGATATGGTCGGCAGGCCGATAACAAAGATGTTTATAGAAACGACTTCCGATAAAGACGGCGTGGGCTGGGTGCATTATATGTGGCCGAGGCCCAACGGGATATTCCCCACATGGAAGAGCACTTTCGTCAGAAGGGTGACCGCGCCGTCCGGGAAGACGTATATTGTCGGCTGCGGCATATATAACATGAAAATGGAAGAGGAATTTATCGTGGACGAAGTGAACGATGCGGCGGCGCTTATCGAGCAAAAAGGAGGGGCTGCGTTCGACGTATTGCGCGATAAGACAGGGCCGTTCGTTTTCTTCGATACATACATATTTGTGGATGCGCCGGACGGCACAGAGCTGGTGAACGGCGGCTTTCCCGGTATCGAGGGGAAGAATATCATGGATTTTAAAGACGTTAACGGCAAATACCTGGTGCGCGATTATATAAACCTGGCGCTTAAAGACGGTGAGGGATGGATAAAATATTTCTGGCCAAAACCGGGAAGCGACGTGCCTTCTGAAAAGCGCACCTATGTGAAAAAAGTAAAGTACGGCGATGAGACATTTATAGTAGGATGCGGCGCGTATCTGGAATAA
- a CDS encoding acyl-CoA dehydratase activase-related protein, whose protein sequence is MKPMKNQRSKKPTMSFPRYGKYTPLLSELFTRLGANVIIPPPITKRTTELGTLYSPSEVCYPFKITLGTLIEASELGAESVVMANSEGWCILRCYNIVQAEIMKAHGYKAAMAPICIRKPIKFVRDAKRLIPGLSVFKLTKEMYRFFKKVKELDKIEGSINKNADIKIGIAGEVYVCNENTVNMDIVKKLQALGVFVDRWLCLSNNVSMLFQDMFGVSNISKYSRLAKKYFPVRIGGHANENLVKLIKYAEEGYDGAIMLKPFACNPETVIEPIVDRISRDYDMPILCLSIDESTLETHFQTRVESFVDMLKMRKALI, encoded by the coding sequence ATGAAACCCATGAAAAATCAACGTTCCAAAAAACCCACGATGTCGTTCCCTAGGTATGGAAAATATACGCCGCTCCTCTCAGAGCTGTTTACAAGATTGGGTGCGAACGTCATAATACCTCCTCCCATAACAAAACGCACTACGGAGCTGGGAACGCTCTATTCTCCTTCGGAAGTATGCTATCCATTCAAAATCACGCTTGGCACACTGATAGAGGCGTCGGAGCTGGGCGCCGAGTCTGTCGTCATGGCCAATTCGGAAGGCTGGTGCATTTTACGCTGCTATAACATCGTACAGGCTGAGATCATGAAGGCACATGGCTATAAAGCCGCGATGGCTCCCATATGTATACGTAAACCTATTAAATTCGTGCGCGACGCTAAACGGCTCATCCCGGGATTATCTGTTTTTAAACTCACAAAGGAGATGTATAGGTTTTTTAAAAAAGTGAAAGAGCTCGATAAGATCGAGGGCTCGATTAACAAGAATGCGGATATAAAGATAGGGATAGCGGGCGAGGTGTATGTCTGCAATGAAAATACGGTCAATATGGATATAGTAAAAAAACTTCAGGCATTAGGCGTCTTTGTGGACAGATGGTTATGTCTTTCCAATAATGTCTCGATGCTTTTTCAGGACATGTTCGGCGTCAGTAATATTTCTAAATATTCCAGGTTGGCAAAGAAATATTTTCCGGTCCGGATAGGAGGGCATGCCAATGAGAATCTGGTCAAGCTGATAAAATATGCCGAGGAGGGTTACGACGGCGCGATAATGCTTAAACCGTTCGCGTGTAATCCCGAAACAGTCATCGAGCCGATAGTGGACCGCATAAGCCGCGATTACGATATGCCGATACTATGCCTTAGCATCGATGAGTCCACCCTGGAGACGCATTTTCAGACCAGAGTCGAATCATTCGTTGACATGCTTAAGATGAGAAAGGCTTTAATATGA